A window from Desulfovibrio sp. Fe33 encodes these proteins:
- a CDS encoding DVU0298 family protein, which produces MSRFRSIKKAVHDILADDDWQARLVELDDYRPVDLVPPLLNLRLDRLETVRWRSATAFGLTAARMAEASMEKARILMRTLMWYMNEESGNLGWGIPHFMGEAMVNSERIAKEFHKILASYIFCDEECDGNFLDHPELRRDVYWGLARLAEVRPELVAHGEKYLVAALDDADPYNRAYAARVLGLIKAEGARGGMAALADDPVEIRTFLHRELVDTTVGELVRNALEDLG; this is translated from the coding sequence ATGTCACGATTCCGCAGCATCAAAAAGGCCGTCCACGATATCCTGGCCGATGACGATTGGCAGGCCCGGCTCGTCGAGCTTGACGACTATCGTCCCGTGGACCTGGTCCCGCCTCTTCTGAATCTTCGCCTGGACCGCCTGGAGACGGTGCGCTGGCGGTCCGCTACGGCCTTCGGGCTGACTGCCGCGCGCATGGCCGAGGCATCCATGGAGAAGGCCCGCATCCTCATGCGCACGCTCATGTGGTACATGAACGAGGAGTCGGGCAACCTCGGCTGGGGAATTCCGCATTTCATGGGCGAGGCCATGGTCAACAGCGAACGCATCGCCAAGGAATTTCACAAGATCCTGGCTTCCTACATATTCTGTGACGAGGAGTGCGACGGCAATTTCCTGGATCACCCGGAATTGCGGCGCGACGTCTACTGGGGGCTGGCCCGCTTGGCCGAGGTGCGGCCCGAGCTGGTGGCGCACGGCGAAAAATACCTCGTTGCCGCTTTGGACGACGCCGACCCGTACAACCGCGCCTACGCGGCCCGCGTGCTCGGTCTCATCAAGGCCGAAGGGGCCAGGGGCGGAATGGCGGCCCTGGCGGATGATCCCGTCGAAATACGCACTTTTCTCCATCGCGAGCTTGTCGATACCACCGTGGGCGAGCTGGTGCGCAACGCCCTTGAGGATCTCGGGTAG
- a CDS encoding cold-shock protein: MRHSGEVTWFNEQKGFGFILGEDGRDVFVHYTEIVRDGFQTLEPGEKVTFGLVDEETGPKAVEVRPTEEAGTVGLS, translated from the coding sequence GTGCGACACTCGGGCGAAGTGACCTGGTTCAACGAGCAGAAGGGATTCGGCTTCATCCTCGGTGAGGATGGGCGTGACGTCTTCGTCCATTACACTGAAATCGTCCGCGACGGTTTCCAGACCTTGGAACCCGGTGAAAAAGTCACCTTCGGCCTCGTGGACGAGGAAACGGGCCCCAAGGCCGTGGAAGTCCGCCCGACCGAGGAAGCCGGGACCGTCGGCCTGAGCTAG
- a CDS encoding RNA recognition motif domain-containing protein gives MSKNIYVGNLPWSATEDEVRAAFEAHGQVSSVKLIEDRETGRPRGFGFVEMDDDSAALDAIEALDGKDFGGRNLKVNEAKPRAERPRW, from the coding sequence ATGTCTAAGAATATCTATGTCGGCAATCTGCCCTGGTCCGCAACCGAAGACGAAGTCCGCGCGGCTTTCGAGGCTCACGGCCAGGTTTCCTCCGTTAAACTGATCGAAGATCGTGAGACCGGCCGCCCCCGCGGTTTCGGCTTCGTGGAAATGGACGACGATTCCGCCGCTCTGGACGCTATTGAAGCTCTGGACGGCAAGGACTTCGGTGGCCGCAACCTGAAGGTCAACGAAGCCAAGCCCCGCGCCGAGCGTCCCCGCTGGTAG
- the thrS gene encoding threonine--tRNA ligase: MLVDISGKQVELADGATCADALQEGLSKKQFKNVVAAKCGGTTVDLSTPVAGTCTTIEPVFAESEEGLNVIRHSAAHVMAEAVKKLFPTAKVTIGPSVTDGFYYDFDYERPFTPEDLEAIEKEMLSSVGANKEFVRTVMSKADAKKMFEAKGETYKSEIMDDLGGDEFSIYTHGDFADLCRGPHVARTGQIKAFKLLSVAGAYWRGDEKNKQLQRIYGTAWEDPKALKKYLTRLEEAKKRDHRKLGKQLDLFSFSDEIGPGMSLWHPRGMLLRTILEDFERKEHLKRGYELVQGPIILKRELWEKSGHYDNYRENMYFTEIDEQAYGIKPMNCLAHMIIYKRKIMSYRDLPQRYFELGVVHRHEKSGVLHGLMRVRTFTQDDAHLICRPDQVEEEILNLIKFYKDIYALFNYEFDVELSTRPEKSIGSDSDWELATEGLRQALDKSGMPYAINEGDGAFYGPKIDFHLRDSIGRSWQCGTIQVDFTLPERFDIVYVGEDGERHRPVMIHRAMLGSIERFIGVLTEHCAGAYPVWLAPVQARLLNVTDSQLDFVKKAKEFFVSKGIRIEADTRNEKLGYKIREAQVEKIPYMLVIGDKEVEAGCVNIRSRDGEDPGMVTLEEAAQLILDAAKAPFKAGGMSYSFSG; encoded by the coding sequence GTGTTGGTTGATATCTCCGGTAAACAGGTTGAATTGGCCGACGGCGCCACCTGCGCCGACGCCCTTCAAGAAGGGTTGTCCAAAAAACAGTTCAAGAACGTCGTGGCCGCCAAATGCGGCGGAACGACCGTTGATCTGTCCACTCCCGTTGCCGGTACCTGCACTACCATCGAGCCCGTCTTCGCCGAGAGCGAGGAAGGGCTCAACGTCATTCGGCATTCTGCCGCCCATGTCATGGCCGAAGCCGTCAAGAAACTGTTCCCGACCGCCAAGGTGACCATCGGACCCTCCGTCACCGACGGGTTCTACTACGACTTCGACTACGAACGTCCGTTCACTCCCGAGGACTTGGAAGCCATCGAGAAGGAGATGCTCTCCTCGGTCGGCGCGAACAAGGAGTTCGTCCGCACGGTCATGTCCAAGGCCGACGCCAAGAAGATGTTCGAGGCCAAGGGCGAGACCTACAAGTCCGAAATCATGGATGACCTGGGCGGCGACGAATTTTCCATTTACACCCACGGCGACTTCGCCGACCTGTGCCGCGGCCCGCATGTCGCCCGCACCGGCCAGATCAAGGCGTTCAAGCTGCTTTCCGTGGCCGGGGCCTACTGGCGCGGCGACGAGAAGAACAAGCAGCTCCAGCGCATTTACGGCACCGCCTGGGAGGACCCCAAGGCGCTCAAGAAGTATCTGACCCGGTTGGAGGAGGCCAAGAAGCGCGATCACCGCAAGCTCGGCAAGCAGCTCGACCTGTTCTCCTTCAGCGACGAGATTGGTCCGGGCATGTCCCTGTGGCATCCGCGCGGCATGTTGCTGCGGACCATCCTTGAGGACTTCGAGCGCAAGGAGCACCTCAAGCGCGGCTACGAGCTCGTTCAGGGGCCGATCATCCTCAAGCGTGAGCTGTGGGAGAAGTCCGGTCACTACGACAACTACCGCGAAAACATGTATTTCACGGAAATCGACGAGCAGGCTTACGGCATCAAGCCCATGAACTGCCTGGCGCACATGATCATCTATAAGAGGAAGATCATGAGCTACCGCGATCTTCCGCAGCGCTACTTCGAGCTGGGCGTGGTCCATCGCCACGAAAAGTCCGGCGTGCTCCACGGGCTCATGCGCGTGCGCACCTTTACCCAGGACGACGCGCATCTGATCTGCCGCCCGGATCAGGTGGAGGAGGAAATCCTCAACCTGATTAAGTTCTACAAGGACATCTACGCCCTGTTCAATTACGAGTTCGACGTGGAGCTGTCCACCCGCCCGGAGAAGTCCATCGGTTCGGACTCGGACTGGGAGCTGGCCACCGAAGGACTGCGCCAGGCGTTGGATAAATCGGGTATGCCGTATGCCATTAACGAGGGCGACGGCGCGTTCTACGGCCCGAAGATCGATTTCCACCTGCGTGATTCCATCGGACGGAGTTGGCAGTGCGGTACGATTCAGGTAGATTTCACCTTGCCAGAGCGCTTTGACATAGTATATGTCGGCGAGGACGGCGAGAGGCACCGGCCCGTGATGATCCATCGCGCCATGCTCGGCTCCATCGAACGCTTCATCGGCGTGCTCACGGAGCATTGTGCTGGCGCGTATCCTGTATGGCTGGCTCCCGTTCAGGCACGTTTGTTGAATGTGACTGACTCGCAACTTGATTTTGTGAAGAAAGCCAAGGAGTTCTTCGTTTCCAAGGGCATCCGCATCGAAGCGGACACTCGCAACGAGAAACTTGGCTACAAGATACGGGAAGCTCAAGTCGAGAAGATCCCGTACATGTTGGTAATCGGTGACAAAGAGGTTGAGGCCGGGTGCGTCAACATCCGTTCAAGGGACGGAGAGGACCCCGGGATGGTGACACTGGAGGAAGCTGCGCAGTTGATTCTTGATGCTGCAAAGGCGCCCTTCAAAGCAGGAGGAATGAGTTATAGCTTTTCGGGGTAA
- a CDS encoding tetratricopeptide repeat protein has protein sequence MEHFDNIDDYIADLKSKLRDNPSCGNTHYNLGVAYLSRRDFMEAEREFLDAVAHSPRMAEAYVQLGGIALQRGDMDSCLSYNVQATQQRPFFAVPWGNIGFVYMQQGDNDKAHKSLKKALKLDPEFAQAQATMSSVLIAMGEYEEADMILKSLLEKQPHFGPGWNNKAIIEAERGNWAEAATCIERAEESGFEVPADFRQEVQDNIAK, from the coding sequence ATGGAACACTTCGACAATATTGATGATTACATTGCCGATCTCAAGTCCAAGCTGCGCGACAACCCCAGTTGCGGCAACACCCATTACAATCTGGGCGTGGCCTATCTTTCCCGCCGCGACTTCATGGAGGCCGAGCGCGAGTTTCTGGACGCCGTGGCGCATTCTCCGCGCATGGCCGAAGCCTATGTGCAGCTCGGCGGCATCGCCCTGCAGCGCGGCGATATGGATTCCTGCCTGAGCTACAACGTTCAGGCCACCCAGCAACGGCCGTTCTTCGCCGTGCCCTGGGGCAACATCGGTTTCGTCTACATGCAGCAGGGCGACAACGACAAGGCGCACAAGTCCCTGAAGAAGGCCCTGAAGCTCGATCCCGAGTTCGCCCAGGCCCAGGCGACCATGTCCAGCGTGCTCATCGCCATGGGCGAATACGAGGAAGCGGACATGATCCTCAAGTCGCTTCTCGAAAAGCAGCCCCACTTCGGCCCCGGCTGGAACAACAAGGCCATCATCGAGGCCGAGCGCGGCAACTGGGCCGAGGCGGCCACCTGCATCGAGCGGGCCGAGGAATCCGGTTTTGAGGTCCCGGCTGATTTTCGCCAGGAAGTGCAGGACAATATCGCGAAATAA
- a CDS encoding molybdopterin biosynthesis protein: MTKRNIYLKTVPPEEAVALAKAHLDREALLGTEQVPTHEAAGRVTAGPIYAKYSSPTFHAAAMDGVAVSAESTFLAREDAPVALALGEGFVFVNTGNPLPEGKNAVVMIENVVQKDEATVLIDAPAFPWQHVRRIGEDIVATELLIPQNRELTPSDIGALISAGIYEVEVRERVRTIFLPTGDEVLNFLDKPEPCAGQVIESNSQVFRAYANGWGIDADWSAPVPDNEDALRGAVLDGLAKGCHMVVVGAGSSAGSKDYSKKVFESIGEVLVHGISVMPGKPTLLAVTDERSGYPGRLLVGAPGYPVSAVVCHEKILAPVVHWLMGKSAPERRLTDIVLARKTPSRPGMREAIRLAAGRIGENIVGAPLARGAGMITTMTKAQAVAYIPEDVEGVEQGETVRAELLVHKGDLDRVLVHVGSHDNTLDLLANELMGLPEPLRLVSSHAGSMGGLTALKAGSALFAGAHLFDPETGDFNFPFIEKYLGGLPVTVVNLAIRHQGLIVPKGNPLSIQGVGDLTRKDVVFINRQRGAGTRILLDHHLKTAGISPRDVAGYENEEFTHMAVAVNVLTGAASCGLGIYAAAKALDLDFAPLAHERYDLIIPEKYVGDERIQTLIEIIGKKDVQARIKAQGGYETDMTGRIMEPGMGLGQD; encoded by the coding sequence ATGACCAAACGCAATATATATTTGAAGACGGTCCCGCCCGAAGAAGCCGTGGCTCTGGCCAAGGCGCACCTTGACCGCGAGGCTCTGCTCGGCACCGAGCAGGTGCCCACCCACGAGGCCGCGGGACGAGTCACGGCCGGTCCGATATACGCGAAGTACTCATCGCCCACCTTCCACGCGGCGGCCATGGACGGCGTGGCGGTGTCGGCGGAATCCACCTTCCTGGCCCGCGAGGACGCGCCCGTGGCCCTCGCGCTCGGCGAGGGATTCGTGTTCGTCAACACGGGCAACCCGCTTCCCGAGGGCAAAAACGCGGTGGTCATGATCGAAAACGTGGTCCAGAAAGATGAAGCCACCGTGCTCATCGACGCGCCAGCCTTTCCGTGGCAGCACGTACGCCGCATCGGTGAGGACATTGTGGCCACCGAACTGCTCATTCCCCAGAACCGGGAGCTGACGCCGTCCGACATCGGCGCGCTCATCTCGGCGGGCATCTATGAGGTGGAGGTCCGTGAACGGGTCCGAACCATCTTCCTGCCGACGGGCGACGAAGTGCTGAATTTCCTCGACAAGCCGGAACCGTGCGCCGGACAGGTCATCGAATCCAACTCCCAGGTTTTCCGCGCCTACGCCAACGGCTGGGGTATCGACGCGGATTGGTCCGCGCCAGTGCCGGACAACGAGGACGCACTGCGCGGGGCGGTGCTGGACGGGTTGGCCAAGGGGTGCCACATGGTCGTGGTCGGCGCGGGGTCGAGCGCGGGCAGCAAGGACTATTCTAAAAAGGTATTCGAATCCATCGGCGAGGTTCTGGTCCACGGCATCTCGGTCATGCCGGGCAAGCCCACGCTGCTGGCCGTGACCGACGAACGCAGCGGCTATCCGGGCAGACTCCTGGTGGGCGCGCCGGGCTACCCGGTATCGGCCGTGGTCTGCCACGAGAAAATCCTTGCGCCCGTGGTCCATTGGCTCATGGGCAAATCCGCGCCCGAACGCAGGCTGACGGACATCGTCCTGGCCCGCAAGACGCCGTCCAGGCCGGGGATGCGCGAAGCCATCCGGCTCGCCGCGGGACGCATCGGCGAGAACATCGTGGGCGCTCCGCTGGCCCGGGGAGCGGGCATGATAACGACCATGACCAAAGCCCAGGCCGTGGCCTACATTCCCGAGGACGTCGAGGGCGTGGAACAGGGCGAGACCGTCCGCGCCGAACTGCTGGTCCACAAGGGCGACCTCGACCGGGTGCTGGTCCACGTGGGCAGCCACGACAACACCCTGGACCTGCTCGCCAACGAACTCATGGGACTGCCCGAACCCCTGCGGCTGGTTTCGAGCCACGCCGGATCGATGGGTGGCCTGACCGCGCTCAAGGCGGGCTCGGCCCTGTTCGCCGGGGCGCACCTGTTCGACCCCGAGACCGGAGACTTCAACTTTCCGTTCATCGAAAAGTATCTTGGCGGCCTGCCGGTGACCGTGGTCAACCTGGCCATCCGCCACCAGGGGCTCATCGTGCCGAAGGGGAACCCGCTTTCCATCCAGGGGGTCGGCGACCTGACCCGGAAGGACGTGGTCTTCATCAACCGCCAACGGGGAGCCGGGACGCGTATCCTCCTGGACCATCATCTGAAAACGGCGGGCATCAGCCCGCGCGATGTAGCCGGATACGAGAACGAGGAATTCACGCACATGGCCGTTGCCGTGAACGTGCTCACCGGCGCGGCCTCATGCGGGCTGGGCATCTATGCCGCGGCCAAGGCGCTGGACCTGGACTTCGCGCCCTTGGCCCACGAACGCTATGATTTGATCATTCCCGAAAAATACGTCGGCGACGAGCGCATTCAAACTCTCATCGAGATCATCGGGAAAAAGGACGTCCAGGCCAGAATCAAGGCGCAGGGCGGATATGAAACGGATATGACCGGCCGGATTATGGAGCCGGGCATGGGATTGGGGCAGGACTAG
- a CDS encoding YkgJ family cysteine cluster protein, with product MALDFTEYFKKYEAIVAEVDAVFKKFETEMPDLVKCGKGCSDCCYALFDVTLVEAMYINAKFNEKFSGMERSAVLDRADKADRQIHKLKRKVFKASQEGRPVNEILLEVAKARVRCPMLGDDDLCSIYENRPITCRLYGVPTSIGGEAHTCNKAGFKGGEKYPTVNMDIILDRLLAIGKEIQTGVGSRFRELGEMLLPVSMAIVTEYDEAYLGVGEKTNLREKSPEEEVQPREIIAPAAAKGPAKSAACASCTESKSSCETCGESIVLGGKE from the coding sequence ATGGCCCTTGATTTTACCGAGTATTTCAAAAAATACGAAGCCATCGTGGCCGAGGTCGATGCGGTCTTCAAGAAATTCGAAACCGAGATGCCGGACCTGGTCAAATGCGGCAAGGGATGCAGCGACTGTTGCTACGCCCTGTTCGATGTGACGCTGGTCGAGGCCATGTACATCAACGCCAAGTTCAACGAAAAATTTTCCGGCATGGAGCGCTCGGCCGTTCTGGACCGGGCCGACAAGGCCGATCGCCAGATTCACAAGCTCAAGCGCAAGGTATTCAAGGCGAGCCAGGAAGGCCGCCCGGTCAATGAGATCCTGCTCGAAGTGGCCAAGGCCCGTGTGCGCTGTCCCATGCTGGGCGACGACGATCTCTGCTCCATCTACGAGAACCGGCCCATCACCTGCAGGCTGTACGGCGTGCCCACCTCCATCGGGGGCGAGGCCCATACCTGCAACAAGGCCGGGTTCAAGGGCGGCGAGAAGTACCCCACCGTGAACATGGACATCATCCTGGACAGGCTCCTGGCCATCGGCAAGGAAATCCAGACGGGCGTGGGCTCCCGTTTCCGCGAATTGGGCGAGATGCTTCTGCCCGTGTCCATGGCCATCGTCACGGAGTACGACGAGGCGTATCTCGGCGTGGGTGAAAAGACCAACCTGCGTGAGAAGAGCCCCGAGGAAGAGGTGCAGCCGCGCGAGATCATCGCTCCGGCGGCGGCCAAGGGCCCGGCGAAGTCCGCAGCCTGCGCCTCCTGCACCGAATCCAAGTCCTCCTGCGAAACCTGCGGCGAGTCCATCGTACTCGGCGGCAAGGAATAG
- a CDS encoding ferredoxin has translation MGYTITIDTDKCTGDGECVDVCPVEVYELQDGKAVAVNEDECLGCESCVEVCENDAITVEEN, from the coding sequence ATGGGCTACACTATCACTATCGACACCGACAAGTGCACCGGCGACGGCGAATGCGTGGACGTTTGCCCCGTTGAAGTTTACGAACTTCAGGACGGCAAAGCCGTTGCGGTCAACGAAGACGAATGTCTCGGTTGTGAGTCTTGCGTCGAGGTCTGTGAGAACGACGCCATCACCGTCGAAGAAAACTAG
- a CDS encoding aminopeptidase: protein MFTENELKKYAETLWWGLSTARTKPYKPGDFVLLRFDTDAMPLADAMYDLLIGKGINPIPRQNLTPHMELSFYGKSDENQLTAIPAGEKEFVGGLNGLISLIAPASLTHLQDVDSRRIGQAAVARKFMRDIMEKREQSGDFGWTLCIYPTPALAKAAGLSMDEFKAQVVKACYLDDDNPPARWHEIFEETQKVKAWLNALDVEHLRIQSEDTDLIVTPGEQRQWLGVSGHNIPSFEIFLSPDWRGTEGVYYADQPSFRSGNFVEGVRLTFEKGVAVKTEAKSGGEFVAKQLTLDEGANRLGEFSLTDRRFSKINAFMANTLFDENFGGPQGNCHVAVGASYADTFAGDQSTLDKARKEELGFNDSALHWDLVNTQQKTVTATLKGGEELVIYRDGEFQYE from the coding sequence ATGTTCACTGAAAACGAATTGAAAAAATATGCCGAGACATTGTGGTGGGGGTTGTCCACCGCCCGCACCAAACCATATAAGCCCGGCGATTTCGTGCTCCTGCGCTTCGACACCGACGCCATGCCCCTGGCCGACGCCATGTATGATCTGCTCATAGGAAAGGGCATCAACCCCATCCCCCGTCAAAACCTGACCCCCCACATGGAGCTCTCCTTCTATGGAAAGAGCGACGAAAACCAGCTCACGGCCATCCCGGCGGGCGAAAAGGAATTCGTCGGGGGGCTCAACGGGCTCATCTCCCTCATCGCCCCGGCCTCTCTGACGCATTTGCAGGACGTCGATTCCAGACGCATCGGACAGGCCGCCGTGGCCCGCAAGTTCATGCGCGACATCATGGAAAAGCGCGAGCAGTCCGGCGACTTCGGCTGGACCCTGTGCATCTACCCCACCCCGGCCCTGGCCAAGGCGGCCGGATTGTCCATGGACGAGTTCAAGGCCCAGGTCGTCAAGGCGTGCTACCTGGACGACGACAACCCGCCCGCCCGCTGGCACGAGATTTTCGAAGAAACCCAAAAGGTCAAGGCATGGCTCAACGCGCTGGACGTCGAACACCTGCGCATCCAGTCCGAGGACACCGACCTCATCGTCACCCCGGGCGAACAGCGCCAATGGCTCGGCGTGTCCGGCCACAACATCCCGTCCTTCGAGATATTCCTCTCCCCGGACTGGCGCGGCACCGAGGGCGTCTATTACGCCGACCAGCCCTCCTTCCGCTCGGGCAACTTCGTCGAAGGCGTGCGTCTGACCTTTGAAAAGGGCGTGGCAGTCAAGACCGAAGCCAAGTCCGGCGGCGAATTCGTGGCCAAGCAACTGACCCTGGACGAGGGGGCCAACCGGCTGGGCGAATTCTCCCTGACCGACCGCCGCTTCTCCAAGATCAACGCGTTCATGGCCAACACGCTGTTCGACGAGAACTTCGGCGGCCCCCAAGGCAACTGCCATGTAGCCGTAGGCGCGTCCTATGCCGACACTTTCGCCGGAGACCAGTCCACGCTGGACAAGGCCCGGAAGGAGGAACTCGGCTTCAATGATTCCGCCCTGCACTGGGACCTGGTCAACACCCAGCAAAAGACCGTCACCGCCACCCTCAAGGGCGGCGAAGAGCTCGTCATCTACAGGGACGGCGAATTCCAGTACGAATAG
- a CDS encoding VOC family protein, which produces MNPIEISPTITVEDLAPARTFYTTHLNGRLIFDCGWYIGLAFGEGGPTLHFMQPQNPGHQPYGGGLTCNLKLESAAAVEEAHGRLTEAGLPMIMPLEDHPWGDRGFCTLDPYGVALYVYVEIEPSEDFKKYHL; this is translated from the coding sequence ATGAATCCGATAGAAATTTCTCCAACCATCACGGTTGAGGACCTGGCCCCGGCCAGAACCTTCTACACAACCCACCTGAACGGCCGCCTGATTTTCGACTGCGGCTGGTACATCGGCCTGGCATTCGGCGAAGGCGGCCCCACCCTGCACTTCATGCAGCCGCAGAACCCCGGCCACCAACCATACGGCGGCGGCCTGACCTGCAACCTCAAGCTGGAAAGCGCGGCCGCCGTCGAGGAGGCGCACGGCCGACTGACCGAAGCAGGACTGCCCATGATCATGCCTCTGGAGGACCACCCATGGGGCGACCGCGGGTTCTGCACCCTCGATCCCTACGGCGTGGCGCTGTACGTCTATGTGGAAATCGAACCAAGCGAGGATTTCAAGAAATACCACTTATAA